The window GTTATGAAGATCAATACACTACATAATACCATTTGATTTTATGTGTTATAATACATAAAATAAATACTAATACTACAAATAGGGAGTTAGGACATGAACACATTATTGAAACAACATGTTATTGAAAATGTCCTTCAATATAAAATGCGTGGTAAAGTCGCATATCTAGGACATGTAGCTGCCTCAGATGCCCTACAGATTACTTATGTTAAGCCATATGACTTACCCTCAGGAAAAGGATATCAAAGACCTGTAGATGCTAAAAGAGCAAATGATTTTGCCCTTTATTTATCAAAAGGAGATAACTCATTATTCACACCAATTCTTCTAAATGCTGAAGCAAAATGGGATTTCGTTCCTTATGATAAATATAGACCTACTTACGGTAGGCTGCTTTGCAAAGATAAAGCCTCTTTAATGGATGGGCAGCATCGTTTGGGAGGAATCAAGAGATATACACAGGAAACCAACTCTGAAATAAATATTCCTTTCCTTGCGTTACACTATTTGGACGAGGATGAGGAAATCCAACTTTTTGATACAATTAATACAAAAGCTAAGGGAATAGGAGTTTCTCTAAGTCGTTATTTGCGAAGACATTCTGACGACCTTAGTTGGGTTGCAACGGAGTTAATCGTAAGAAGTGATAGTCCTTTCTACAATATTGGCACAATAACAGGTAAGAGAAACGCCGGGCGTCATGTAACACTTCAAAATCTATATAGAGTCCTAGAGCTTCTTACTCGAGACATTCATGTATCTAGCCTAACCAAAGAGGAGAAGTTGATGTTAAGTTTATATTACTTTAATGCATTGAAAGAAAATTTTAACCAAGAGTGGATGGATTATCAAGAACATCGCCTCACACACATAGTTTGTTTAAATGCATTAGCTATTGCTGGTTCAGAAATTTTTTCAAAAGTGGTGTCTACGGATAAAAAGCAAATTGATTATACTAGTATTCTTAAATATGTGAAGAGATTAAAAAAATTCGATTGGTCGTCTAATGGTGTTCTAAGATATATCAAAGGTTTAAGTGGTTCAAAGACATTGGCTTCAGATTTAATTGCTCAGATGATGTTATAAAAAGTTTAAATAATAATTTTATTATGATACTGATCTGAAAACAAATAACGCTAGTATAGCTGTGGAATGGATCTGACGTTATTTTTTAATGAATTAATGAATTTATAAGTGCCATTACCTAATATTTTTTTGGTTGTAAGATTAACGCTTCTTGATCATAACGCTGTAGCCATTTTATTACTTAACTTTCAATTCACGCTAAGTTAATCGCTTAGCTATTAGCTCAGTTCTTTTTCATTTGAATCTAGTTCGATTATTTCTAAAAATATTTAAAACTTAGCTAGTCAGCATAAAAACGAGTGCACTTAGGACTTGGGAGGTCCTAGAGTGTCACTCGTTTTTGTTTTAAATGTGTGCCCAATGCCTTTCATTTCAGAAACTCCGAATACTTCCCTAGTCGTTTCATGAGCTCTGCTCGAGCAACATCTCTAATCAAAACAAATTTGTCCTCGTAGCCGCGGCAGATGTATTGGTACCGTAAATTTGAATCGATCATCTCATCTTCAAACACCTTTATATTTCGTTCTTTCAATAACTTCCGCACTGTTTGAAGGTCGTTTGTTATTAGGTTTTGAATGATGTTTGCCGCTTTAACAAAGATCGTTCTCATAGAGTAGGAAGTTCTTTCTATTTCCTGTTTATTCTTTTCAACAATTGAAAGCAACATTGGGAGTAAAACGAAATCCCGTATCGCTTCCAACTCCTCTTTCGTAGGCATTGTAGTATTGTTTTGCGGCTGGTGTCTCTGCTGCAGTGCAGCATTGTGTTCTGGTGACATGAACTTCGTACTCCATCTACCATTTCCATCGAGTAGTTTGCTCAAGCATAATGTCCCCCTATCATAATCGCCCTATCTCTAGCTTGTGCAGTTTCTAACAGTGAAGAAGCTCTAATAATTGCTGCACCGCCAAATCTGTCTTTAATACTATCCTGAGCTTTGGCGAGCCTAAGATTTCTTTCGATATCCTCAAATAGATCGAGCTGATGCGTGCTATCATCTGTCAATTGAGATAGGTCTACAGCTAAATGCGTGAGGGGATCTCCGTTCCAATGTTTCTTGAACAATTCGCGCGCTGCTGAAACAACATGATGCTCTAGGCAAGTCGGCGAAGGTAGTGTCATTTGCCTCGAAAATCCCCTTCTCATCGTCCCGGCGCTAACTGTCACTACACGCCCCATGCTATTGTGCCGTCTGCTTGTTCGGCATACTTCAATCACTAATTCAATCATTAGCGGCTCTATGTCCTCCATTGTCTGGTATTTCGTTGACTGTACCGTTCTGCCTCGAGTAATAGATTGCGGCTTCGCGAAGGCTCTTGCAACGACTGGGCTGGGATCAATTCCGCGCGCTGTTTGCCAATAATATTCTGCTTTGATATCGCTTTGTCGTCCCATCCTAATCCGCATGCGCCGTTTGAATTCTCCAAGCTCTAGCCGCGCTATATCACCAATAGTATTCAATCCCATTCTTACAAAGTGAGCAGTCATCCGAGACCCAACCATGTACATTTGTGAGACAGGTAACGGCCATAATATGGACTCGACCTGATTTACTGGCAATTCGAAAATGCCACTTTCGCTCTTCTTCGCGAAATTGTCTGTGGCCATTTTGGCAAGCACTTTGTTTGAAGAGATACCCGCACGAATCCAAACGCCTGTAGAAAGCATAACTTTTGTTTGCATCTGGCGTGCAATTTCTTCTGGTGATCCGAAAAGCGACGTTGAACCTGTCACGTCAATAAATTGCTCGTCAATGCTCCAAGGTTCAACCAAGTCGGTAAAGGTTTCATAAATCTCTGTGATGAGTGTAGAGACATCAATGTAAGTCTTCATTCTTGGTCGGACTATAGTAAGATCTGGGCAAACAGCAAGAGCTTCAAAATTTCGCATCGCAGTTGATACGCCATAAGATTTCGCAATGGGACAAGCAGCTAATACAATACCGCTCTTACGGGCAGGGTCACCAACCGCTATGGGTTTATTGCAAAGCTCTGGGTGTGCCGCTTTTTCCACACTGGCATAAAAACTCTGACAGTCCACAAGCATAACAGCTCGTTCTGATTTCATAGTCACACCACCAAAATGTTTATACATCAAAATTGCATACCGCAATTATGTACATGAGTCTTTACTAAAAAAATCCTTGTTACATAAGGGATTTTATTAAATTGTTCTATTCTGTACATGAATTTTTGGTAGTCTTGTTGCTATCTTCGCTAGTATTTTATTAGAACTAATCCCTATACGAACCTTTACCCCCGTTTGACTGAACACCTTTAGCTGAATGGTTTTCGCAATCGTGATCGGATCTCCGAACATAGACAAACTCGCTGTAACATCAAGAAACTGCTCATCTATACTGAAAATTTCAACAAGATCGGTAAACTCTTCGTAAATCTTGGTAATCTGCAGCGAAACATCGATATAATGCTGCATGTGCGGACGCATCACGATCAGCTCAGGACACTTCTTAAGCGCTTCGCCTAACCGTTCGGCTGTGGATACGCCGTATTTCTTAGCAACGGGGCAGGCGGCTAGAATGATACCCGAACGTAGAGCAGGGTCTCCTGCAACAGCAACCGGTTTATCCTCTAAGCCCGGGTGACCCGCTTTCTCCACACTGGCATAGAAGCTCTGACAATCTGCTAGGAAGATCGTTCGTTCCCGGCCTTTGCTTCCTTTGCTCACCGCAATCCCCCCCGCATATTCATGAGCGTAGTCATAAGCTCAGCCTTGACCAAGCTGCGAAGCATCGTGAAATGATGAATGTAGCCTCGGACTTTGTACTCTACGTTAATGCCTAAGGCATTCATTTCGGTATGGATAACTCTAATATCTCGCTTCTTCATCTGGCTCTTAATACTTTGTAATTCCGGATAAATAGCCATCTCAACTTCTCTGAGATAAAAAAGAATATGATTGTACACGATTTTATCCTTATAAACCTTGAGCTCCTCCATGTCCCTTGCTAGCATATCGAGTAAAATGGGCAGCAGCGTGTATTCCTTAACAATTTGAACATCCTCTTCTGTCTCAATTCTTGAACTTGAACTAACTTTCATATTTCCACCACCATATGCGAACATATATTCGTGTTACTTATTATATACCGAACACGTATTCGTTATGCAAGTGAATTTTTCTGGAAGCAAAAAAAAGCCACTTAACGGGCATCTTTAACCCTGCAAGTGGCGCATTTTGTTTAGTCTATCGAAACATGGACCAGAGTTTGATCAAGTGAAAGGCGTTAGATGGATCAATCTTTTGTGCAAGGATAAACTCCAAAATTTGGGTCGTTTGGCTTCCGCTTAGCTTCTCACCGAGAATGCCGGCGGCAAGTCCTATTAAGCGCGTAACCTTGGTATGATTTTGTAAATCAGCCTTCGTAACACCCTGCAGCAGCATTTTAATGCGTTCCTTGATCTCTGGATTTTTCATCTTGAACTTTACGCGCTCAACGAGCGCAGGATCGATGCCATAATGGTGATAGCTCATGTTCGCACCTCCGATAACCTGTCATGCTCCTAGCTTATGAGTAAATGCATGCAAACTTGACTAGGACTCCTGTATAAAAAAGAAAACAGCTGCCGCTGCCGGCAACTGTCTCCTATTTTTTGCTATTGCTACATATAAATCGCGACCATGATGACACATAGGCTATTTAGCGCAACAAGCAGCGGCATGCCAATGACGAATGAGGTATGTTTCGTCTTATGGCGCCAAACCCGCATACCGAGCCACCCGCCAATCCCGCCACCGAGAGCAGCCAGTATAAAAAGACGTTTTTCAGGCACTCTACGCCCGCCTTTTTTGGCTTGTCCCTTGTCATGTCCCATTTCTATGAACGTAATGATATTCATCAGCAGTAAATAACAGAGAAAATAAGTCAAGTTCCATACACCTTCGTTTCCAAAAAAATAGTAAACTATCTACTATCATCTTAAAATCGAATGCGAGCACGGTCAAATGTTAATTTATTTCGTTCTTTAGAGTAGCTCCAACTCCACAACCGTAGCTCTTTGATCCGGCAGCGGATAGCTGGAGTGCTCAGGTCTAGCGAAACTAATGAACGCATCGTCCGGATACTGGGCGGCATTCCAAGGACGGCTTAGGAAGAGCTCGGAACCGTCAGATAGCAGCCTTGCTTTCTTCACCTTACCGGCCAACCCGTTTAAGTTAATAGGACCTACGCTTTCCTCAAACAAGTGGGCATACAGCAGATTGCCCTTTTGCGTATACCTGCCCCACTCCGGTTTCGGTAAGTAGGCTTGCCCGCAGCCGTAAATGCTGTCCCCATTTTTCTGAACCCAATCGCCGATCTCGGCCAAAATGTCCAGCGACTCCTTCGGAATCTCGCCGAGCGCATTCGGACCCACATTCAACAGCAGATTCCCATTTTTGCTGACGCACTCTATCAGCTTCCGGATAAGGGTAGTTGAGGATTTATATTGGAAATCTTGGGCTGCGTACCCCCAATTATTATTCAGCGTGATACAAGCTTCCCATGGAAGCGAATTGCCCTCGTCATCCGTCACGCCTTGCGGCGGAATGATCTGTTCCGGTGAAGCAAAGTCACCCGAATAGCTGAGCGGATTTTTAGTGAAAATAGTTCCGCCTTCTTCGCCGCTTGCGTCTAATCGGTTGTCTACGATGATATGTGGCTGCAGAGATCGAATCATCGCCATCAGCTCGGTTGCTTTCCATGTCTCCCCCTTCATGCGATCATAAGAGAAGTCGAACCACATCACATCCAGTTTGCCATAGTTCGTCAGCAGCTCCCTTACTTGTCCATGCATATACTGAAGGTATCGATCAAACGTCTCCGGATTTCTTGTGTAGTTCTCATTATCCCGCATCGGATGAATGCGATCCCCATAAGCCGGATAGTCCTCATGATGCCAATCGATTAACGAATAATAGAGTCCCACCTTTAAGCCTTCCGCCCGAAACGCTTCAATAAATTCGCGAACCAAATCTCGCCCGGCCCGTGTATTCGTTGACTTATACTCAGTGAGAGCGCTGTCAAATAAACAAAACCCGTCATGATGCTTGGCCGTCAATACCGCATATTTCATACCCGCTTGCTTCGCAGCACGCGCCCACGCCTTAGGATCATAACGGACAGGATCGAATTCATCATAATACGTTTGATAGTCCTCTACCGAAATACGCTCGACGCTGCGCACCCATTCTCCTCTGGCTGGAATGGCATACAGTCCCCAATGAATAAACATACCGAATCGATCCTGCAGAAACCACTGCGTACGCTCTGTTCGTTCTTGAATAATCGGATGATTGCTTGACATCAGCTACACACCTTTCGAATTTAATGCGTGTGTAAAAAGTCCACTTTCAGAACCGAGAAGGTTGGACGAAGTCCGGGGAAGGAGGAACGGGGCGTAGTGATTTGCTACGTGAGTACCGGACCTCCCCGTTTCGTTCAAGATTCGATGCCGAGATGCTTCCATGAATGACTTCGTTATCAAAGTGGGCTTTTTAAACAACCTCTTAAAACTTCACAACTTTAGTCTATCAAGCCTGTGCTATAATAAACAGGTACGAAACTAACCTCAATCAGGATATAATTAACATTCTCAGGTGAACATGATGATGAATACGCAGCAAATTACATTCCTATCGGACCTTCTGCAGAACCTACAGATTCACATTTT is drawn from Paenibacillus sp. V4I7 and contains these coding sequences:
- a CDS encoding DGQHR domain-containing protein, with translation MNTLLKQHVIENVLQYKMRGKVAYLGHVAASDALQITYVKPYDLPSGKGYQRPVDAKRANDFALYLSKGDNSLFTPILLNAEAKWDFVPYDKYRPTYGRLLCKDKASLMDGQHRLGGIKRYTQETNSEINIPFLALHYLDEDEEIQLFDTINTKAKGIGVSLSRYLRRHSDDLSWVATELIVRSDSPFYNIGTITGKRNAGRHVTLQNLYRVLELLTRDIHVSSLTKEEKLMLSLYYFNALKENFNQEWMDYQEHRLTHIVCLNALAIAGSEIFSKVVSTDKKQIDYTSILKYVKRLKKFDWSSNGVLRYIKGLSGSKTLASDLIAQMML
- a CDS encoding DNA polymerase IV is translated as MKSERAVMLVDCQSFYASVEKAAHPELCNKPIAVGDPARKSGIVLAACPIAKSYGVSTAMRNFEALAVCPDLTIVRPRMKTYIDVSTLITEIYETFTDLVEPWSIDEQFIDVTGSTSLFGSPEEIARQMQTKVMLSTGVWIRAGISSNKVLAKMATDNFAKKSESGIFELPVNQVESILWPLPVSQMYMVGSRMTAHFVRMGLNTIGDIARLELGEFKRRMRIRMGRQSDIKAEYYWQTARGIDPSPVVARAFAKPQSITRGRTVQSTKYQTMEDIEPLMIELVIEVCRTSRRHNSMGRVVTVSAGTMRRGFSRQMTLPSPTCLEHHVVSAARELFKKHWNGDPLTHLAVDLSQLTDDSTHQLDLFEDIERNLRLAKAQDSIKDRFGGAAIIRASSLLETAQARDRAIMIGGHYA
- a CDS encoding stage VI sporulation protein F; protein product: MSYHHYGIDPALVERVKFKMKNPEIKERIKMLLQGVTKADLQNHTKVTRLIGLAAGILGEKLSGSQTTQILEFILAQKIDPSNAFHLIKLWSMFR
- a CDS encoding DUF1294 domain-containing protein, giving the protein MTYFLCYLLLMNIITFIEMGHDKGQAKKGGRRVPEKRLFILAALGGGIGGWLGMRVWRHKTKHTSFVIGMPLLVALNSLCVIMVAIYM
- a CDS encoding alpha-L-fucosidase — encoded protein: MSSNHPIIQERTERTQWFLQDRFGMFIHWGLYAIPARGEWVRSVERISVEDYQTYYDEFDPVRYDPKAWARAAKQAGMKYAVLTAKHHDGFCLFDSALTEYKSTNTRAGRDLVREFIEAFRAEGLKVGLYYSLIDWHHEDYPAYGDRIHPMRDNENYTRNPETFDRYLQYMHGQVRELLTNYGKLDVMWFDFSYDRMKGETWKATELMAMIRSLQPHIIVDNRLDASGEEGGTIFTKNPLSYSGDFASPEQIIPPQGVTDDEGNSLPWEACITLNNNWGYAAQDFQYKSSTTLIRKLIECVSKNGNLLLNVGPNALGEIPKESLDILAEIGDWVQKNGDSIYGCGQAYLPKPEWGRYTQKGNLLYAHLFEESVGPINLNGLAGKVKKARLLSDGSELFLSRPWNAAQYPDDAFISFARPEHSSYPLPDQRATVVELELL